A single genomic interval of Penicillium psychrofluorescens genome assembly, chromosome: 2 harbors:
- a CDS encoding uncharacterized protein (ID:PFLUO_002781-T1.cds;~source:funannotate), with the protein MALSLRSTRHATKLAKASRPFFAATRHYATAELDLKSTLKEVIPAKRELLQKVKAQSDEVIGEVKVGNVIGGMRGLKAMLWEGSVLDADEGIRFHGKTIKDCQNELPKGTSGTEMLPEAMFWLLLTGQVPSTAQVRAFSRELAEKSELPQHILDLVKTFPKSMHPMTQLSVAVAALNTESKFAQAYEKGLNKAEYWEPTFDDCISLLAKIPRVAALVFRPNEIDAVGTQKLDVAQDWSYNFAELLGKGGSKNEDFHDLLRLYLALHGDHEGGNVSAHATHLVGSALSDPFLSYSAGLLGLAGPLHGLAAQEVLRWIMAMQDKIGTKFTDEDVRNYLWTTLKSGRVVPGYGHGVLRKPDPRFEALMDFAATRPDVLANPVFQLVKKNAEIAPGVLTEHGKTKNPHPNVDAASGVLFHHYGFQQPLYYTVAFGVSRALGPLVQLVWDRALGMPIERPKSINLLGLVKK; encoded by the exons ATGGCCCTCAGCCTGCGGTCCACCCGCCATGCCaccaagctggccaag GCTTCTCGCCCTTTCTTCGCGGCCACCCGCCACTACGCAACGGCCGAGCTCGATCTCAAATCCACTCTGAAGGAGGTCATCCCCGCCAAGCGGGAGCTCCTGCAGAAGGTCAAGGCCCAGAGCGACGAGGTTATTGGTGAAGTCAAGGTGGGCAATGTGATCGGTGGCATGCGCGGCCTCAAGGCCATGCTGTGGGAGGGCTCCGTCctggatgccgacgaggGCATCCGGTTCCACGGCAAGACTATCAAGGACTGCCAAAATGAACTTCCCAAGGGAACCTCGGGGACCGAGATGCTCCCCGAGGCCATGTTTTGGCTGCTCCTGACGGGCCAGGTGCCCTCGACTGCGCAGGTGCGCGCCTTCTCGCGCgaactggccgagaagtcggagctgccgcagcatatcctggatctggtcaaGACATTCCCCAAGTCTATGCATCCGATGACCCAGTTGTCGGTTGCCGTGGCGGCTCTCAACACCGAGTCCAAGTTCGCTCAGGCTTACGAGAAGGGCCTGAACAAGGCCGAGTACTGGGAGCCTACCTTTGACGACTGCATTTCGCTGCTTGCTAAAATCCCCCGTGTCGCGGCCCTTGTCTTCCGCCCGAATGAGATTGATGCCGTCGGCACACAGAAGCTGGATGTCGCCCAGGATTGGTCGTACAACTTTGCCGAGCTGCTTGGCAAGGGTGGCTCGAAGAACGAGGATTTCCACGACCTGCTGCGTCTGTATCTCGCCCTGCACGGCGATCACGAAGGTGGCAATGTGTCGGCTCACGCCACCCACCTTGTGGGCAGCGCCCTCAGTGACCCTTTCCTGAGCTACAGCGCCGGCCTgctgggtctggctggcccGTTGCACGGACTGGCTGCCCAAGAGGTTCTGCGCTGGATCATGGCCATGCAGGATAAGATCGGTACCAAGTTCACCGATGAGGATGTCCGCAATTACCTGTGGACAACTCTCAAGTCCGGTCGCGTGGTGCCAGGGTACGGCCACGGTGTCCTGCGCAAGCCAGACCCGCGCTTCGAAGCCCTGATGGACTTTGCGGCTACCCGGCCGGATGTGCTGGCCAACCCGGTCTTCCAGctggtcaagaagaacgcTGAGATTGCGCCTGGTGTGCTGACCGAACATGGCAAG ACTAAGAACCCTCACCCCAACGTCGACGCCGCCTCTGGTGTCCTTTTCCACCACTATGGCTTCCAGCAGCCCCTCTATTACACCGTCGCTTTCGGTGTCAGCCGTGCTCTAGGTCCtctcgtccagctcgtctgGGATCGTGCTTTGGGCATGCCCATCGAGCGGCCCAAGAGCATcaacctcctcggcctggtcaAGAAATAA